The Dokdonella koreensis DS-123 genome has a segment encoding these proteins:
- a CDS encoding Cys-Gln thioester bond-forming surface protein, whose translation MSTASAEPVVGESVYVANKMQGYGGTALVGIFANTPPDIGNLGTPEYWSYCVEHDIPVGTFRIATLEAPPSYLGSNYFTSATIQAKVLWVLAHSYPHLSLSDFGTAAGVPGISASDAIEAAQYAIWRYTDLDFDAAWNWETPDSETAYWYLVNGANASSGMTLAELQSTAAIVAPGGTQVAGTLVGPFTVSTNQPIASVSVTGGYTLTDASGTAIDTSAVTDGDEIYIDLTGVTAAGSATVTVSAAGSSVSGNIVSVPETAGGVATADSHAQTLMIVAPSTFRTTDSAAVSWVSGTPPPAFCPAAGDPTQVFSLVNGVDIYGYTPPGTSDALLPLLPATVSGNLNALMLDPLRNRLLMIQRSSGTASTLWAYDSANGGWYVAFGPFVSPDFPRGGFNASGTGYLLGGGSNPEVWEVESSSAFGYTVTSIGVMNYDHAPTDFSSGDIAFDGSDRAWLAVGQDLYHLDLSGSSPFPAVRQTRPLLGGSPSTIGWAGIAFAEDGTLILANNAPSPSAYYQYDPATGVIVHLSNTTANASRDLASCAFPARSDPALSVAKTLTAVNGAPYVPPTAVSAGDTLTYTLTVTNSGGAVATLFAGDVVETVPAETTHVSGDSFTCAAATAGSSCGNTSTFNVAAGASADLSFTVQVGATPTGASITNTVAIPGEVDCAIAPNDCEEATPVLTPANVTLAKTLSGESGSLSGQAEAGEQLTYTITLTNSGGTPALNYGVTDTLDPNVTFVSADNGGAAAGGAVTWSGLTVPANGTLTLTVVVQVVDPIPAGVTQIGNVAYETGTTPPPCPPAGGQCVVVPTAPQVSIVKSAGMPAPTGVPNQYALTYVVTVHNAGGSVGAYDLADTLTFNGAAVTAVTTPVHASSSGEVQDGVPGVFTPPAGGSIVTGERIGAQGSETWTYTVTYTVDDADLAADCISPSGGLRNHALLGGASAGPPAADTCTGAPSVSIVKTAAAPVPTGMPNQFALTYTAEVANTGTLPGAYDLTDALTFNGATVDAISAPAYTSSTDTQDGTLGAFTAPAGGTIVSGESISADGTETWTYTVTYTVTDAAAAQDCADPSRGLRNRAELGGSLGGQSTTCTGAPAVNIGKSASGPVPTGNPDEYRLTYRVNVQNDGSLPGTYDLADTFTFGGVTVVSVGAVQHGGSDPLATPLGTLTATGGTIVTGETIAAGASESYTYTVTFTIDDVNAVGTCATDGGLKNQAELGGSASGQVGTCSDVPDIAVTKTATGPAPAGAANQYAITYTVAISNTGAAAGSYDLSDAFTFAGATVDTVSAVTHAGPDPLATTLGTLTATGGTIVTGETIAAAGVETYTYTVTFTLTDPALADDCANPAGGLRNVAVLGGSASGDAATCTGTPRVTIAKALTGESGSAAGVAEPGEQLTYTITLTNTGTMPALDQHVADRLDPNVTFVSADNGGTQVGGNVEWNGLTVPAGGSLTLTVTVRVADPLPAGVIAIGNVAYDPAIGPPTDCNVTPLPPNCTTTPTPAVVAIVKALAGESGTLPGVAESGEQLTYTITLTNTGGSDATGYGVTDALDPNTVFVSADNGGVGAGGTVTWSGLTVPANGSLVLTVVVRVADPLPAGVTQVANVAYETGTPPPPCPPAGGQCVVVPTAGAVTIAKSVQDANGDGLAAPGEQLTYRIVLTNTGGSDATSYGVTDPLDANTVFVSADNGGTFAAGVVSWSGLTVPANGTLALTVVVRVVDPVPPGVTQIDNVAYETGTPPPDCEATPRPANCTSIEVPPPTGTPQLLITKTAGSATLRPGGTVVYTITVSNVGNADAIGAVVNDPIPAGIDTFAWTCAASGGVACPNASGSGAIAETVATFPVGATLVYTVTATVSANPPATVVNTATVTPGGLATCAPAGTQPPCPATVIGTVTPAQPPLPVPAVNKWAQLLIALSLFGLAWRSWRRVGE comes from the coding sequence TTGAGCACGGCTTCCGCCGAGCCCGTCGTGGGCGAATCGGTCTATGTTGCAAACAAGATGCAGGGCTACGGCGGGACCGCCTTGGTAGGCATCTTCGCCAACACGCCGCCTGACATCGGCAATCTCGGCACTCCAGAGTACTGGAGCTACTGTGTCGAGCACGACATCCCCGTAGGGACCTTTCGGATTGCGACGCTCGAAGCGCCGCCGTCGTACCTGGGCAGCAACTACTTCACCAGTGCCACGATCCAGGCAAAGGTGCTCTGGGTGTTGGCGCACAGCTATCCCCACCTGAGCCTGTCCGACTTCGGTACCGCTGCCGGTGTTCCGGGGATCTCGGCGAGTGACGCCATCGAGGCGGCTCAGTACGCGATCTGGCGTTACACCGACCTGGACTTCGACGCTGCCTGGAACTGGGAGACGCCGGACTCGGAGACGGCCTACTGGTACCTCGTCAACGGGGCGAACGCCAGCAGCGGCATGACCCTTGCTGAGCTTCAGAGTACGGCCGCGATCGTTGCGCCGGGTGGCACGCAGGTCGCAGGCACCTTGGTCGGCCCGTTCACGGTCAGCACCAACCAGCCGATTGCCAGTGTTTCGGTGACGGGCGGCTACACGCTGACCGATGCCAGCGGCACGGCGATCGACACCTCGGCGGTCACCGACGGGGATGAGATCTACATCGATCTCACCGGGGTCACCGCGGCGGGGTCGGCAACCGTCACGGTCTCTGCTGCGGGATCGAGCGTCTCCGGAAACATCGTCTCCGTTCCGGAGACTGCGGGCGGTGTCGCCACCGCCGACAGCCACGCCCAGACCCTGATGATCGTCGCTCCGAGCACGTTCCGTACCACCGACTCCGCCGCGGTTTCGTGGGTTTCTGGCACCCCGCCGCCGGCATTCTGTCCGGCGGCTGGCGACCCGACGCAGGTCTTCAGCCTCGTCAACGGCGTCGACATCTACGGCTACACGCCGCCAGGCACGTCCGACGCGCTCCTGCCGCTGCTTCCGGCCACGGTATCCGGCAACCTCAACGCACTCATGCTCGATCCGCTGCGCAACCGGCTGCTGATGATCCAGCGGTCGAGCGGTACCGCATCCACTCTGTGGGCCTACGACTCCGCCAACGGCGGCTGGTACGTAGCATTCGGTCCCTTCGTTTCGCCCGATTTCCCGCGTGGTGGATTCAACGCGAGCGGCACCGGCTACCTGCTGGGTGGCGGGTCGAATCCGGAAGTGTGGGAAGTGGAGTCATCCTCGGCCTTCGGCTACACCGTGACCTCGATCGGTGTGATGAACTACGACCATGCGCCGACCGACTTCAGCTCCGGGGACATCGCATTCGACGGCAGCGACAGGGCCTGGCTGGCGGTCGGACAGGATCTCTACCACCTCGACCTGAGCGGCAGCTCGCCGTTCCCGGCCGTGCGCCAGACACGCCCGCTGCTCGGCGGTTCGCCGAGCACGATCGGCTGGGCCGGCATCGCGTTCGCCGAGGACGGCACGCTGATTCTCGCCAACAACGCGCCCTCGCCGAGCGCCTACTACCAATACGATCCGGCAACGGGCGTCATCGTCCATCTGTCCAACACCACGGCGAACGCGTCCCGCGATCTCGCCTCCTGCGCCTTCCCGGCGCGGTCGGATCCCGCACTGTCGGTCGCAAAGACCCTGACCGCCGTGAATGGCGCGCCGTATGTGCCGCCGACCGCCGTGTCGGCCGGCGACACGCTGACCTATACCCTGACGGTCACCAACTCGGGCGGCGCCGTGGCAACCCTGTTCGCCGGCGACGTGGTCGAAACCGTACCGGCCGAGACCACCCACGTGAGTGGCGACAGCTTCACCTGCGCCGCCGCCACAGCCGGATCCTCGTGCGGCAATACCTCGACGTTCAACGTCGCGGCCGGCGCCAGCGCTGACCTGAGCTTCACGGTCCAGGTGGGCGCGACGCCCACCGGCGCCTCGATCACCAATACCGTCGCCATTCCGGGCGAAGTCGACTGCGCGATCGCGCCGAACGATTGCGAGGAAGCGACACCGGTGCTCACGCCGGCGAACGTCACGCTGGCCAAGACCCTGAGTGGGGAGAGTGGCAGCCTGTCCGGCCAGGCCGAAGCGGGCGAGCAGCTGACCTACACGATCACGCTGACCAACAGCGGTGGCACGCCGGCACTGAACTACGGCGTGACGGACACGCTGGACCCGAACGTCACGTTCGTGTCCGCCGACAACGGCGGCGCGGCCGCCGGCGGCGCGGTGACCTGGAGCGGCCTGACCGTGCCGGCGAACGGCACGCTGACCCTGACCGTGGTCGTGCAGGTGGTCGATCCGATCCCGGCCGGCGTGACGCAGATCGGCAACGTCGCCTACGAGACCGGCACCACGCCGCCGCCGTGTCCTCCGGCCGGCGGGCAGTGCGTCGTCGTGCCGACCGCGCCGCAGGTGTCCATCGTCAAGTCGGCCGGCATGCCGGCGCCGACCGGCGTGCCGAACCAGTACGCGCTGACCTACGTGGTCACCGTGCACAACGCGGGCGGCAGCGTCGGCGCCTACGATCTGGCCGATACGCTGACGTTCAACGGCGCCGCGGTCACCGCAGTGACGACGCCGGTCCATGCCTCGTCGAGCGGCGAGGTGCAGGACGGCGTGCCCGGCGTGTTCACGCCTCCGGCCGGCGGCTCGATCGTGACCGGCGAGCGCATCGGTGCACAGGGTTCGGAGACCTGGACCTACACCGTGACCTACACGGTGGACGACGCCGACCTCGCGGCGGATTGCATATCGCCGTCCGGCGGCCTGCGCAACCATGCGCTGCTCGGGGGCGCGTCCGCCGGCCCCCCGGCGGCCGACACCTGCACCGGCGCGCCGAGCGTCAGCATCGTCAAGACCGCGGCCGCACCGGTACCGACCGGCATGCCGAACCAGTTCGCGCTGACCTACACGGCCGAGGTGGCCAACACCGGCACGCTGCCGGGCGCCTATGATCTGACCGACGCGCTGACGTTCAACGGCGCCACGGTCGACGCGATCAGCGCGCCGGCGTACACCTCGTCGACCGACACGCAGGACGGCACGCTCGGTGCGTTCACCGCGCCGGCCGGCGGCACGATCGTCAGCGGCGAGTCGATCTCGGCCGACGGCACGGAGACCTGGACCTACACGGTCACCTACACCGTGACCGATGCGGCGGCAGCGCAGGACTGTGCCGATCCGTCCCGCGGCCTGCGCAATCGGGCCGAACTCGGCGGCTCGCTGGGCGGGCAGTCGACCACCTGCACCGGCGCGCCGGCGGTGAACATCGGCAAGAGCGCCAGCGGTCCGGTGCCGACCGGCAACCCGGACGAGTACCGCCTGACCTATCGGGTCAACGTGCAGAACGACGGCAGCCTGCCGGGCACCTACGATCTCGCCGACACGTTCACCTTCGGCGGCGTCACGGTCGTCTCGGTCGGCGCCGTGCAGCACGGTGGCAGCGATCCGCTGGCGACGCCCCTGGGCACGCTGACGGCGACCGGCGGCACGATCGTGACCGGCGAGACGATCGCCGCGGGCGCGAGCGAGAGCTACACCTACACGGTGACGTTCACGATCGACGACGTGAACGCGGTCGGCACGTGCGCGACCGACGGCGGATTGAAGAACCAGGCCGAGCTCGGCGGCAGCGCCAGCGGCCAGGTCGGCACCTGCAGCGACGTGCCGGACATCGCGGTGACCAAGACCGCGACCGGTCCGGCACCGGCCGGCGCGGCGAACCAGTACGCAATCACCTACACGGTGGCGATCAGCAACACCGGCGCCGCCGCCGGCAGCTACGACCTGTCGGACGCGTTCACCTTCGCCGGTGCCACGGTGGACACGGTCAGTGCGGTCACGCACGCCGGCCCCGATCCGCTGGCGACGACCCTGGGCACGCTGACGGCAACGGGCGGCACGATCGTGACCGGCGAGACGATCGCCGCGGCGGGCGTGGAGACCTACACCTACACGGTGACGTTCACGCTGACCGATCCGGCGCTCGCCGACGACTGCGCGAACCCGGCCGGCGGCCTGCGCAACGTCGCCGTGCTCGGCGGCAGCGCCAGCGGCGATGCGGCCACCTGCACCGGCACGCCGCGGGTGACGATCGCCAAGGCGCTGACCGGCGAAAGCGGCAGCGCGGCCGGCGTGGCCGAGCCGGGCGAGCAGCTGACCTATACGATCACGCTGACCAACACCGGCACGATGCCGGCGCTGGACCAGCACGTCGCCGACCGCCTCGATCCGAACGTCACCTTCGTCTCCGCGGACAACGGCGGCACCCAGGTCGGCGGCAACGTCGAATGGAACGGCCTCACCGTGCCGGCCGGCGGCAGCCTGACGTTGACCGTGACGGTGCGCGTGGCCGATCCGCTCCCGGCCGGCGTGATCGCGATCGGCAACGTCGCCTACGACCCGGCCATCGGCCCGCCGACGGATTGCAACGTCACGCCGCTGCCGCCGAACTGCACGACCACGCCGACGCCGGCAGTGGTGGCGATCGTCAAGGCGCTGGCCGGCGAGAGCGGCACGCTGCCGGGCGTGGCCGAATCGGGCGAGCAATTGACCTATACGATCACGCTGACCAACACCGGCGGCAGCGACGCCACCGGCTACGGCGTCACCGACGCGCTCGATCCGAACACCGTGTTCGTCTCGGCCGACAACGGCGGCGTCGGCGCCGGCGGCACGGTCACCTGGAGCGGCCTCACCGTGCCGGCGAACGGCTCGCTGGTGCTGACGGTGGTCGTACGGGTCGCCGATCCGCTGCCGGCCGGCGTCACGCAGGTCGCCAACGTCGCCTACGAGACCGGCACGCCGCCGCCGCCGTGTCCGCCGGCGGGCGGGCAATGCGTGGTGGTGCCGACCGCCGGCGCGGTGACCATCGCCAAGTCGGTGCAGGACGCGAACGGCGACGGCCTGGCCGCCCCGGGCGAGCAACTGACCTACAGGATCGTGCTGACCAATACCGGCGGCAGCGACGCGACCAGCTATGGCGTCACCGATCCGCTCGACGCCAATACCGTGTTCGTGTCGGCGGACAACGGCGGCACGTTCGCCGCCGGCGTGGTGAGCTGGAGCGGACTGACGGTGCCTGCGAACGGCACGCTGGCCCTGACCGTCGTCGTGCGCGTCGTCGATCCGGTGCCGCCGGGCGTGACGCAGATCGACAACGTCGCCTACGAGACCGGCACCCCGCCGCCGGACTGCGAGGCGACGCCGCGGCCGGCGAACTGCACCTCGATCGAGGTACCGCCACCGACCGGTACGCCGCAGCTGCTGATCACCAAGACGGCGGGCTCTGCGACCCTGCGACCCGGCGGCACGGTGGTCTACACGATCACGGTGAGCAACGTCGGCAACGCCGACGCGATCGGCGCGGTGGTCAACGATCCGATCCCGGCCGGCATCGACACGTTCGCCTGGACCTGTGCGGCCTCCGGCGGCGTCGCCTGCCCGAACGCCAGCGGCAGCGGCGCGATCGCCGAGACGGTGGCGACGTTCCCGGTCGGCGCGACGCTGGTGTACACGGTCACGGCGACCGTGTCGGCGAATCCGCCGGCGACCGTCGTCAACACCGCCACGGTCACGCCGGGCGGCCTCGCCACCTGCGCGCCGGCCGGAACGCAGCCGCCCTGCCCGGCGACGGTGATCGGCACGGTGACGCCGGCGCAGCCGCCGCTGCCGGTACCCGCTGTGAACAAATGGGCCCAGTTGCTGATCGCCCTCAGCCTGTTCGGCCTGGCCTGGCGCAGCTGGCGCCGGGT